In Cryptomeria japonica chromosome 10, Sugi_1.0, whole genome shotgun sequence, a genomic segment contains:
- the LOC131029280 gene encoding leucoanthocyanidin reductase has protein sequence MAASAAAFPHSFDLCLHTQILEENSVSTMASNCEIASYDHIVNEEKSISTCKILVIGGTGYIGRFVALAAVAAGHPTYALIRPTTAFDAAKEKCLHELKDSGVNIVYGDLNDHNSMVKAIQGIDVVISVVGGGQLTDQLKIVDAIKEIGTVKRFLPSEFGHDIDRANPVEPGLSFYKEKRLVRRTVEAANIPYTYICCNSIAGWPYFYHTHPSELPPPQDQFEIYGDGNIKAYFVTGEDIGKYTIKSVEDVRTVNKIAHFRPPKNFLTLNELAAIWEKKIGKTLPRVCISEQDLLDLAKANNIPESIVASLTHDIFINGCQYNFKIEESKDVEVCELYPEILYTTVHDFFDGYL, from the exons ATGGCTGCAAGTGCTGCTGCATTCCCTCATTCTTTCGATCTCTGCCTTCATACTCAAATATTGGAGGAAAATTCAGTATCAACCATGGCCTCCAATTGTGAGATTGCTTCATATGACCATATTGTGAATGAAGAGAAAAGTATTAGTACTTGTAAAATACTAGTGATTGGAGGCACTGGTTATATTGGTCGCTTTGTTGCTCTTGCAGCTGTAGCTGCAGGCCATCCTACTTATGCTCTTATAAGACCCACGACTGCCTTTGATGCTGCCAAAGAAAAGTGCCTCCATGAATTGAAAGATTCTGGTGTTAACATTGTCTAT GGAGATTTAAACGATCACAATTCAATGGTAAAGGCCATCCAAGGCATCGATGTTGTTATTTCTGTTGTAGGGGGCGGTCAACTCACAGATCAGCTCAAGATTGTAGACGCCATTAAAGAAATTGGCACGGTTAAG AGGTTTCTTCCTTCAGAATTTGGGCATGATATAGACAGAGCCAATCCAGTGGAGCCAGGACTAAGCTTTTACAAAGAAAAGAGGCTTGTTAGAAGGACAGTGGAGGCAGCCAACATTCCATACACTTACATCTGCTGCAATTCCATTGCTGGGTGGCCTTACTTTTATCATACCCATCCCTCTGAGCTTCCTCCTCCCCAAGACCAGTTTGAAATCTATGGAGATGGAAACATCAAgg CATACTTTGTGACTGGGGAAGACATTGGGAAGTACACCATAAAGTCTGTAGAGGATGTCCGGACTGTTAACAAAATTGCGCATTTCAGACCACCCAAGAATTTTCTCACACTTAATGAGCTTGCAGCAATTTGggagaagaagattggaaaaacTCTTCCTCGGGTTTGTATCTCAGAACAAGATCTCTTGGACTTAGCCAAAG CAAATAATATTCCAGAGAGCATAGTGGCTTCCCTGACACATGACATCTTCATTAATGGGTGTCAATACAATTTTAAAATCGAGGAATCCAAAGACGTGGAAGTTTGTGAGCTGTATCCAGAGATTCTCTACACTACGGTCCATGATTTCTTCGATGGGTACCTTTGA